A genomic region of Candidatus Pseudomonas phytovorans contains the following coding sequences:
- a CDS encoding SdiA-regulated domain-containing protein, whose amino-acid sequence MRRIVRLFLVMAVVGLFLLGWAGQEFRLFERGWFNLKTWWQPAEQSIGLDRYRVVVEAQPVEGLDDDISALTYDPDRKTLFTVTNARSELIELSLDGRILRRVPLTGFGDPEAVEYVGPNSYVITDERQQRLIRVRLEDDTMFLDAGDAEQLSLGIGLNGNKGFEGLAYDSAGKRLFVAKERDPMLIYEVHGFPHDNSDKPYAVHVVQDRKRDSRLFVRDLSSLQFDERSGHLLALSDESRLVLELDVQGRPLSTLSLRKGFQGLQATVPQAEGIAMDEAGTIYLVSEPNLFYVFKQPAD is encoded by the coding sequence ATGCGCCGTATTGTTCGCCTGTTTCTTGTCATGGCCGTTGTCGGCCTGTTCCTGCTGGGCTGGGCCGGGCAGGAGTTCCGCCTGTTCGAGCGTGGCTGGTTCAACCTCAAGACCTGGTGGCAGCCCGCCGAGCAGAGCATCGGCCTTGACCGTTACCGGGTGGTGGTGGAGGCGCAGCCGGTCGAAGGGTTGGATGACGACATTTCCGCGCTGACCTACGACCCCGACCGCAAGACCCTGTTCACCGTCACCAATGCCCGTTCGGAGCTGATCGAGCTGTCGCTGGACGGCCGTATCCTGCGCCGCGTGCCGCTGACGGGCTTCGGCGACCCGGAAGCCGTGGAATACGTGGGGCCGAACAGTTACGTGATCACTGATGAGCGTCAGCAGCGGCTGATTCGCGTGCGCCTGGAAGACGACACGATGTTCCTCGATGCCGGTGACGCCGAGCAGCTCAGCCTGGGCATTGGCCTGAACGGCAACAAAGGTTTCGAAGGGCTGGCCTACGACTCGGCGGGCAAACGCCTGTTCGTGGCCAAGGAACGTGACCCGATGCTGATCTACGAGGTGCACGGTTTCCCGCATGACAACTCGGACAAGCCTTATGCCGTGCATGTGGTGCAGGACCGCAAGCGCGATTCGCGGTTGTTCGTGCGGGATTTGTCGAGCTTGCAGTTCGATGAGCGCAGCGGGCATTTGCTGGCGCTTTCGGACGAGTCGCGGCTGGTGCTGGAGCTGGATGTGCAAGGGAGGCCGCTGAGTACCTTGTCGTTGCGCAAGGGCTTCCAGGGGTTGCAGGCGACGGTGCCGCAGGCGGAGGGGATTGCGATGGATGAGGCGGGGACCATTTACCTGGTCAGTGAGCCGAACCTGTTCTATGTGTTCAAGCAGCCGGCTGATTGA
- the rpiA gene encoding ribose-5-phosphate isomerase RpiA translates to MTQDQLKQAVAQAAVDFILPKLDVKSVVGVGTGSTANFFIDALAQHKTAFDGAVASSEATAQRLKGHGIPVYELNSVSELEFYVDGADESDAHLNLIKGGGAALTREKIVAAVAKTFICIADGSKLVPVLGAFPLPVEVIPMARSHVARQLVKLGGDPVYREGVVTDNGNVILDVYNLQITNPVELEAQINAIVGVVTNGLFAARPADLLLLGTAEGVKSLKAE, encoded by the coding sequence CCCAGGACCAACTCAAACAGGCCGTCGCCCAGGCCGCTGTCGATTTCATTCTGCCCAAGCTGGATGTAAAGAGCGTTGTCGGCGTCGGTACCGGTTCTACTGCCAACTTCTTCATTGACGCCCTGGCTCAGCACAAAACCGCCTTCGACGGCGCAGTCGCCAGCTCCGAAGCCACCGCTCAACGCCTGAAGGGCCATGGCATTCCGGTCTACGAGCTGAACAGCGTCAGCGAGCTGGAATTCTACGTGGACGGCGCCGACGAGAGCGACGCGCACTTGAACCTGATCAAAGGCGGCGGCGCGGCACTGACCCGCGAGAAGATCGTCGCTGCCGTGGCCAAAACCTTCATCTGCATCGCCGACGGCAGCAAACTGGTGCCGGTACTGGGCGCTTTCCCGCTGCCTGTCGAAGTGATCCCGATGGCCCGCAGCCACGTGGCGCGCCAGCTGGTCAAGCTGGGCGGTGATCCGGTCTACCGTGAGGGCGTGGTTACCGATAACGGCAACGTGATTCTTGACGTGTATAACCTGCAGATCACCAACCCGGTGGAACTGGAAGCGCAGATCAATGCCATTGTTGGCGTGGTCACCAACGGCCTGTTCGCGGCGCGGCCGGCGGATCTGCTGCTGCTGGGTACTGCTGAAGGCGTGAAGAGCCTGAAGGCCGAGTAA